A part of Dryobates pubescens isolate bDryPub1 chromosome 3, bDryPub1.pri, whole genome shotgun sequence genomic DNA contains:
- the BMP2 gene encoding bone morphogenetic protein 2 codes for MVAVTRSLLALLLCQVLLGGAAGLMPEVGRRRFIEPGRAASAAQRPEDLLSEFELRLLHMFGLKRRPSPGKDVVIPPYMLDLYRLHAGQKLGQPSALGYPLEKATSRANTVRSFHHEEILEELQETSGKTARRFFFNLTSIPNEESITSAELQIFREQVHGAFENSSSYHHRINIYEIIKPATATSKDPVTRLLDTRLVHHNASKWESFDVTPAVLRWIAHGQPNHGFVVEVVHLDKENSASKRHVRISRSLHQDEDSWSQLRPLLVTFGHDGKGHPLHKREKRQAKHKQRKRHKYSCKRHPLYVDFNDVGWNDWIVAPPGYSAFYCHGECPFPLADHLNSTNHAIVQTLVNSVNSKIPKACCVPTELSAISMLYLDENEKVVLKNYQDMVVEGCGCR; via the exons ATGGTTGCCGTGACCCGTTCTCTCCTGgcgctcctgctctgccaggtgcTACTGGGCGGCGCGGCCGGCCTCATGCCGGAGGTGGGTCGGCGGCGCTTCATCGAGCCGGGCCGCGCCGCCTCGGCCGCGCAGCGTCCCGAGGACCTCCTCAGCGAGTTCGAGCTGCGCCTGCTCCACATGTTCGGGTTGAAGCGGCGGCCCAGCCCCGGCAAGGACGTCGTCATCCCTCCCTACATGCTGGACCTCTACCGTCTGCACGCGGGTCAGAAACTGGGGCAGCCGTCGGCGCTCGGCTATCCGCTGGAGAAGGCCACCAGCCGCGCCAACACCGTCCGCAGTTTCCACCACGAAG AAATTTTGGAAGAACTGCAAGAAACAAGTGGAAAAACAGCACGACgtttcttctttaatttaaCTTCTATCCCTAATGAGGAGTCTATCACCTCAGCTGAACTCCAGATTTTTCGGGAACAGGTGCACGGAGCctttgagaacagcagcagctaccATCACCGTATTAATATTTATGAAATTATAAagccagccacagccacctCTAAGGACCCTGTCACAAGACTTTTGGACACCAGGTTGGTGCATCATAATGCAAGTAAATGGGAAAGTTTTGATGTAACACCAGCTGTTTTGAGGTGGATTGCACATGGACAACCTAATCATGGGTTTGTGGTAGAGGTGGTTCACTTGGACAAAGAGAACAGTGCCTCCAAGAGGCACGTTAGGATTAGCAGGTCTTTACATCAGGATGAAGATAGCTGGTCTCAGCTCAGGCCATTATTAGTAACGTTTGGGCATGATGGCAAGGGACACCCGCTTCATAAAAGAGAAAAGCGtcaagcaaaacacaaacagcGTAAACGCCACAAATACAGTTGCAAAAGGCATCCGTTATATGTGGACTTCAATGATGTGGGGTGGAATGACTGGATTGTTGCCCCTCCGGGGTATAGTGCCTTTTACTGCCATGGGGAATGTCCTTTTCCGTTGGCAGATCATCTAAACTCAACAAACCATGCCATTGTTCAAACTTTGGTCAATTCAGTGAATTCCAAAATTCCCAAGGCTTGCTGTGTGCCGACAGAACTGAGTGCTATTTCCATGCTCTACCTTGATGAAAATGAGAAAGTTGTTTTAAAGAACTATCAAGATATGGTTGTGGAGGGTTGTGGGTGCCGCTGA